The following nucleotide sequence is from Salinispirillum sp. LH 10-3-1.
AGCGATCACATTGCTGTGCATTAAGGTGCTTTTATCTATCCTGGCTCGAACTAACCGCCTAGAATGATCGCTTACATCACAGATTTTGAGGTAGCCCATGACATCCCTGCCACCCTTCCACTTGGCCTTTCCGGTGCACGATCTAGCCGCCGCTCGCGAGTTCTATGGCAATGTCCTTGAGTGCCCCGAAGGTCGCAGCTCAGAGCACTGGATTGACTACAACTTTTTTGGACATCAGATTGTGGCGCACTTATCACCCGATGCACCGCGGCCAGCGCAAAAGAACGCGGTGGATGGGCATGATGTGCCAGTACCGCATTTCGGCGCTGTGCTGTCGATGCAACGCTGGCAGGCCCTAGCGGACAAACTGACGGCCAAAGGGGTGCAATTCGCGATAGAACCCTACATTAGGTTCAAAGGAGAAGTTGGAGAACAAGGTACGATGTTTTTCTACGATCCCAGTGGCAATGCCATTGAGCTAAAAGGCTTTGATGATCTAAACGAGCTGTTTGCCAAGTAATAAGTAGTCAAGCGGTTACATAAACCAACAATCGATGGCATCTAGAGCCATATGGATCAAAAGCCCGACGCCCACTAGGCGGGTGCGCTGCCACAGCGCCAATAGGCCATACCCGGCGATTGCCGGGTAG
It contains:
- a CDS encoding VOC family protein, which gives rise to MTSLPPFHLAFPVHDLAAAREFYGNVLECPEGRSSEHWIDYNFFGHQIVAHLSPDAPRPAQKNAVDGHDVPVPHFGAVLSMQRWQALADKLTAKGVQFAIEPYIRFKGEVGEQGTMFFYDPSGNAIELKGFDDLNELFAK